The Dehalococcoidia bacterium genome contains a region encoding:
- a CDS encoding FMN-binding glutamate synthase family protein: MTRSKSHLGKSFIFKPEVIDDIHIKAELGRYRMRGFSLFKNIPTWDDLTFLPGTLTRFVIEGYREKCLTKTIIGPKAKRPLELDIPIYITGMSFGALSYEAKTALARGATMAGTATCSGEGGMIPDERRYSSKWLYQCIQSRYGFNPHHLRLADACEFFIGQGCKVGLGGHLMGQKVTDQVAEMRSLPAGIDQRSPARHPDWLGPDDLALKIQEIREATDHQIPIQLKLGAARVYDDVRMALKTNPDSIYIDGMEGGTGAGPHLATEETGVPGIAAITQARKAFDDLGKTGEISLVYAGGIRNGADVAKALALGADAVAIGHSAMMALNCNKDIPEADYEKEMGVEAGYCYHCHTGRCPVGVATQDPELRKRLDPDKAAERVYNFLHCLAIECQMMARACGKTNVHSLEPEDLAALTMEASALAQVPLAGSQHTVGRPDMHRY; this comes from the coding sequence ATGACAAGAAGTAAATCTCACCTTGGAAAGAGTTTTATATTTAAACCCGAGGTAATTGACGACATTCACATCAAAGCTGAATTGGGAAGATACAGAATGCGCGGCTTTTCCCTTTTCAAAAATATCCCTACTTGGGATGATCTGACCTTTTTGCCAGGTACGTTGACAAGATTTGTGATAGAGGGATATCGTGAAAAATGTTTGACTAAAACTATAATTGGCCCAAAGGCAAAACGACCGCTGGAGCTGGATATTCCTATCTATATTACAGGCATGAGCTTTGGAGCATTGAGTTATGAAGCAAAAACGGCACTGGCTCGGGGCGCTACTATGGCAGGCACCGCAACATGTTCCGGAGAAGGAGGAATGATTCCAGATGAGCGTCGATATTCATCCAAATGGCTGTATCAGTGTATTCAGTCACGTTACGGTTTCAATCCTCATCACTTGCGTCTTGCTGATGCATGTGAATTTTTTATTGGGCAAGGATGTAAAGTAGGATTGGGAGGACACTTGATGGGGCAGAAAGTAACCGATCAGGTCGCAGAAATGCGTTCATTACCTGCTGGTATTGATCAAAGGTCACCAGCACGTCATCCAGACTGGCTTGGTCCTGATGATCTTGCACTTAAGATCCAGGAAATTCGTGAGGCGACCGATCACCAGATTCCAATTCAACTTAAGCTTGGAGCAGCACGTGTATATGATGATGTACGTATGGCATTGAAAACAAATCCTGACAGCATTTATATCGATGGAATGGAAGGTGGAACGGGGGCTGGACCACATCTGGCTACAGAAGAAACAGGTGTACCGGGTATTGCAGCAATCACTCAGGCTCGAAAGGCATTTGATGATTTAGGTAAAACTGGGGAGATCTCCTTAGTTTATGCAGGTGGAATCCGAAATGGTGCAGATGTAGCTAAAGCGCTTGCTCTTGGGGCAGATGCAGTGGCAATAGGTCATTCCGCAATGATGGCTTTAAACTGCAATAAAGATATTCCTGAAGCAGACTACGAAAAAGAAATGGGTGTAGAAGCAGGATATTGCTATCATTGTCACACTGGACGTTGTCCTGTAGGAGTTGCAACCCAGGATCCTGAGCTGCGTAAGAGACTCGATCCTGATAAGGCTGCAGAACGTGTATACAACTTTCTACATTGCCTTGCAATTGAATGTCAAATGATGGCAAGAGCCTGTGGTAAAACAAATGTTCATTCACTTGAACCTGAGGATCTTGCTGCACTGACTATGGAAGCGTCAGCACTAGCTCAAGTACCACTGGCAGGCTCCCAGCATACTGTTGGCAGACCTGACATGCATCGTTATTAA